In the genome of Ursus arctos isolate Adak ecotype North America unplaced genomic scaffold, UrsArc2.0 scaffold_22, whole genome shotgun sequence, the window CATTGGCACAACAATGGTGTAGAACAAGGAAGACATTTTCCCCTGGTCAAGGGGCAAAATAGAAGGTGGTTTGAGGTACATAAAAGCTCCTGacccaaagaagagagaaacagcaaTTATGTGAGAACTGCAAGTACTAAAGGCTTTGGACCTGCTTTCAGTGGAGCTAATATGGAAAatgctggaaaaaacaaaaccataagaGATAAAAATGGCAACAATGGGCACCCCAATGCCAATGGTCACAACAGTGAAGACAACTAGTACATTTACGTAAGAGCTGTTGCAGGAGAGCTCAAGGAGGGGAAGGATATCACACATATAGTGATTGACAAGGTTGTCAGCACAAAAGgtcaaaaataatatatttcctgtATGGGCCACAGCCCCAAACACCCCCATTCCATAAACACCCAACAAAAGCAGTAAACACACCTGAGGAGACATGGTGACTGTGTACAGCAGTGGTTTACAGATGGCAACATAGCGGTCATATGCCATCGCTGACAGGATGAAAGattcagaaaagacaaaaaaacaaaagaaaaagagctgaGTCATACACCCTGCATAGGAAATTATGTTCTTCTTGGAGACAAAACTCATTAGCATTTTGGGGATGATGGCAGTAGAGAAGCTAAAATCTATGAAGGACAAGTTaaggaggaaaaagtacatgggaatATGAAGGTGAGAATTCAGCCCAATCAGGGTTATCAGGCCCAGGTTCCCCACCACCGTGACCACATAGAAACCTAGAAACAGGAAGAAGAGGGGCATCTGGAGTTCTGGATCATCTGTTAAGCCTGCGAGGATAAACTCTGTCACAGAGGAGTTGTTATCTGCAGCCATTGTCCTCTAGGAAGGTCtgtaagggaaaaagaaacaagtcactgagacaaagagagaaaggctACACACCATGGAAGTGCAGGGACTGACATAGAGAAGACAAGGATAGGAACGTTTACTGAGTACTAACTATGGgataggcactgttctaaacgcTGTGTGGCATtatgattatccccatttcaccGACGAGGACCCTGGACCTAAGTGACTTGCACAAGTCCCGATGCTGTTGAGTTACAGTAGAAGGTGAACTTAGGCGGTCTGGCTCCTGGGTTTGAGCATTTACCCCCTCTGCTACAGGACAGACCAGGTCAGGCAGCACTCACCCTCCTTCTGCTTGGAGTCATGGTGCTGTTCTCCACTGGCTCTCATCCATCTCTTTCATGGACCCTCAGATGGCCCCAGTGAACAGAAAGTGACAACTCAGAGCTCAGaccctctgcttctgcttctctgctttgAGGATCAAATCCTCTAATTGTCTTGCTGAGCTGAAGAACTTAATCTCTGATTGTGGCTTTGGCCCAAGTCTCTTGTCCAAAGTCTAGGCACAagacagcatcctttcctaatgCCCATGGATAACAGGAGACTACAGAGTTTTATTCTGGATTAAAGATCTCAGTGACATAGTTACAGAGGCTCCCTCAGGATCACTGCTCCAGagacacacaccccccccaaGGAAGAAGAAACGTTTGTTTACACCCTTGCTAATGCTTGATGTGATTTTTAATGACCTGTGGTTACATTTTTCGTTGTGATTACATCTTTTTAAGCTATTAATTATAGCAATGCACCATGGGAAAAATAGTAATTACTACCTTGTATTGAACCCTTACTGTGTATCAAACACTGTATTGATCCAGTACCCTCATATGAAGGATCCAAAGCAATGCACAAAAAATAGTACCTTCTTTATTCCTCACAACAGCCTTATATATTAGACCTGTAAATACCCACTTTAAAAGTGAGCAGCACACACAGCTTATAGATTTCAGAGTCTTGAGTCAAACTCTCATCTACCCAACTCCAGACTTTATAGGGGCCGGGGACCTTGCTGAGCTTAAGCAAACATAAGGTATTTAATGTATGTTGCTAACAGTGCCACTCCTGCCTACTACAACTACTGCATGCATTGTCAAAATTGTTCTCAGAaagtgatttcattcatatagaGACTAATAAAGTTTTACGTGGCAACTTACACTCAGTGCTTCTTACCAGGGGCCCTTAATATTAAGGAAGACAGATTTCATACCAAAAAGAGAAATCTTGATTTGGGGGAATTTGAGCTTCAGTGTGTCAATGGATTAAATAGGTTTTTGGTCCTGTATTAATGGCAAAA includes:
- the LOC113259749 gene encoding olfactory receptor 8B12-like, with protein sequence MAADNNSSVTEFILAGLTDDPELQMPLFFLFLGFYVVTVVGNLGLITLIGLNSHLHIPMYFFLLNLSFIDFSFSTAIIPKMLMSFVSKKNIISYAGCMTQLFFFCFFVFSESFILSAMAYDRYVAICKPLLYTVTMSPQVCLLLLLGVYGMGVFGAVAHTGNILFLTFCADNLVNHYMCDILPLLELSCNSSYVNVLVVFTVVTIGIGVPIVAIFISYGFVFSSIFHISSTESRSKAFSTCSSHIIAVSLFFGSGAFMYLKPPSILPLDQGKMSSLFYTIVVPMFNPLIYSLRNKDVKFALRKTLGRITFS